The Gigantopelta aegis isolate Gae_Host chromosome 3, Gae_host_genome, whole genome shotgun sequence genome segment atatggatggatgaatgaatgaatatatagatggatggatgaatgaatatatggatggatggatgaatgaatatatggatggatggatgaatgaatatatggatggatggatggatggatggatggatgaatttgTGTGTTATTTAGAGGATGGGTATCTACTAGGTTTCatgaaaatatgttaaataaataacaaacttAACGGAGAAAATCCCagcacaaaacccccacaaaaatagatagatagataaataaataaataaataaataataataataataataataataaataaaataaataaatttggttTGATGTTCGTACCAACGCATGTGTAAGAAAAATGTTTATCTGTTCACTAAACGATGAAAATATTATGTTCTATGAATAACAAACTAaacgaaaacaacaaacaaacaacaaaaaaccgcaaacaaaaaaaagaataataataatttaaaaaacgaaACCACTGAAAAACATCcaccataaatatataaacttcctttttaaatttttaaattttcaaaaatcAAAATGACGCCTTTTGTCtaatatataactgtccaaaAGTATACAAATCGCCAATAAATGGAACAAATTATATTCTTATGATGACAAAGAAagaagagttaaagtttgttttgttaacgacaccactagagcacattgatttattaattatcccatagacaggatagtacatactacgacctttgatataccagtcgtggtgcactggctggaacaagaaatagcccaatgggctcaccgacgggaatagatcccaaatcgaccacgcatcaagcgagcactttaccactgggctacgccccgccccttaTGATGACAACGACTTCAAGCAAAAAATGTCTAGGTATTTGTAACGCTACTTCTACGTGTCCGATACGACATCATTGCTGTGTATAATGCTGAAAGTTcttttaaatttgtatataaGTTGCTTACTGTATAATCTAAGAAAGTCTTCTTTTATTCTACCTTTTCTTGTCTGTTCTGTCGGCAATTTTTTGTAATGCTGAAGCAAACCTTCTGTAGGTTTTACTTTAATCCTCTTAAATCCGTTTCGAACCTTCTGAGGAGCGTGAATTCCACAAGTGTGTATTCTGCTAGGTAGGATTATAGATTTCATTCTGTTTCTAGGCCATATGAAATTTTCTCGCCATACCTTCAACAACATGTAAAGCTCAAATCGCTTTGCCCTGCGACCATCCTGGAATCCCTTCGTGTCATCCGGCCATCGTTTATTGAAATATGAGTTTTTAAATAAGATGGCAGCAACCTCAGGATTCTCTGTCATCATCCTGTTGATGAGAGTTGGTAGAGTTTTGTCCTTGTATGGAACTAGAATTTCATCGAGATCCTTCACAATTATATACTTCGATCTTCCTCTGTTCGAATACACACAGTCGTTAATCGCTGCCAACTGGCCAAAATAGTGAATCTGTACCCGTGGCAAGTTCCAGACGTTTATATCCACAATTCCTTGATTGGAATAGTACATGAACACGTTTTCGACTTTACCTCCTATTGAAAAATCATAGGCAACAAAATGTTCAGCGCCTAAAATTTGGTCCATTTCTATTGTTTGAATAGTTTCTCTTTCATCATTATATTTTGAATGAATGCAAGAAAAACAAACGGTGATGTTGAAGCGGAGTGGTTCAGGATACTTCACTAAAAGTCTATTTTTCAGACTGGTACTATTCTCTTTAGTTATTGAGACAGCGTACGGCTTTCTGTCGCTTAGCACACTCACATCGCAGATGAGAAATAACGCAGAATATCTGAAATTATAACAGCATGTGTTAAGGTCCCAGTATAAAAAACATTGCTCTACAGTGAAAGTAACTGAAAAGATTTCTCTgcttacaggtagtactaaaccaaataacatccggctgggtcaaagttggaggtgcacctaacttttgatagatcAGTTAATATCACACGTCCTgcgattggtgataaatatgagagtgtttgttgtgataacaaaaatgttgttttatttggccagtaaattcctgtaatttaatttaaactagtgtcaatgtaccaactacaGTTGTGCTTCAAACATGTGCAGGGTCCTACTAAACATagcgttatctctgaaatgagcagcttaacctcCACGGGAAAgtgtatttatatccgtggtgtatgtGTTGATTGATACTCTGCATGTAGAGGTTTTAGCCAcaaatgttactattgtcgtctatgtgatttgatttggtggtatatagtgtctccacgagtactcgagcaCGAGCCGAGTCtggcaagactcgagtccgttcacaggactcgagtacccgtgcaaggaagagcactctcatttaattctTTTTAACGTCATTGTGCCATATGTTTGCCGCTGGTTACATAATAGGtgtatgagacatggagggaaaacaaaagtctaatgtgtggaatgtaatacaatggcatgatttggcaaccatgttcagcactggaattaagatagataatgctattttactttattccttagtctcattatcaatCCAGTGTAGGTGTctggtactcgggtccgggtcgagtttgaccctcgagtactcgcgtccaatattttggacttgtggaAGCCCTAGTGGCATACACTCTACAGTCAGTGATGACATTGCCAAAAAGCTGGTCATAGCGTGTTGAGCAGGCGGAATGCACTTCGCCTATTTGGGTCGTCTGTGTAGGTCAGGTTGCCGAGAgatggggggagagagagagagagagagagggagagaagaagagagagaggaagaggaagagagAAAGATACAGGAAAAGGGATGGGGATAGATCAACATACAAACCGACCGAGACAGACCGATagaaagagagacaaagacagggCGAAACTAAAAAATCAAGTGTTTCTCCTGACCTGACCAACCCACAAAAATCGGCCCGTGTCAAAATGTTGTTTGACCTCTAtaggggatttttttttttttattattaattttttttttatcagtttcagTTTGGGTCTAAACTAGCATAATACTGAGCTGTTGATCTCTGTAATACTTTAAAACTCTGATATATTTAACGAAACTATTattaatgctttttttttaattaaaaagaaaaacgtttattgttttgttatttctcgttccagccagtgctccacaactagtgtaacaaagaccatgataGAAAGAAAATCTGGTAGGCGATTAAtctaactttaaaatatattaagcaacatctattattttattaattaggaGGTGTAAATGATAAAATACCTTACTTAAAACTAAGTTTGTACCGgtacaacaaaataacattatgaTCGATCAACAAAACCCAGGTGAAAAAAACGAGAAAAACTAACTACGCACGCAACAACATTAACTGATTTACattgcaggcatcgaaataagcaatTTGTCTGTCTGATGTCTAATTCATGAACAattgtaaacataatatttattttatctaagATTTAAATGGCTATTAAAGAACCATGTATGCTTTTATGCATCACATGACTGATACATATGAATGtaagagataaaataaaactcccAGCTGTGCTGAGATATCTAAACATTATAGTTCCATTTCCAACTGTTTGTAATAGGGTTATTTTAAGGTACATTACACTGATTTACACTCATCTTAGACAGGCAAAGAACCTGAAATAGTACAGTCAGtaatatttggggggggggggggggggggggggggggggggggggggggggggggggggtttgtccTCTTAAATTTCACCTTaaactctaaaaaaaaaaaagaagcaataaAATGGTAATTTgcaaaaatatatcatattcatATGCAATCTATATCTTACTGGTATTGCTGTTGAAATTTAATCATTTAGTTGTGGGCAAGTTACATTTTACCACAGtttgtatattacatgtttGATTACGGACACTACAGAGAATCCTTACTGAATGTAAGGCACCCCTAGTAGTATGTTAATGGTAGGATTCTATCTTCAATATTATGTTTCATTATGAACATAATTGGTTATGCAAGTTAAAAATTAGCTAAACACGCAACACAATTCAAAAATGTTTTCAGCATGAGGAATGTCTTGCTagtcataatttttttatttttaggagtGAATGCTGGATGAAATAACAGTTACCAATTCagctatattatttatgtttgtttttattttaacatgttgtagccttacaaaataaactacaaGAACATTTTAGTAcatattttggtattttttaacGATGCTTTTTGAAAGGTTACCGACACTACAGTTACAGGCACTACAGATCCACATTCAGTGTATATTATTGTCAAATCCTTCAGCTACTTCACATTTCTGTCACTTTGCAGTTTCTCCATACATCTGACTTGTAAACATCAATTGGATGTAGAATTCTTTTGATCAGGTCAAAAAATATTAGATGGTTACGGACACTacgtattattttttttatgacaaaccTATAAGTTGCCTTAATTTGGTTAAATTTGTGTAACATTAGAACATATTTtacgttttatttctaaatcatAAATACTAATTATGTATGAGAAAATTCAGTGCATTATGATTTAATTTTACTTCAGTTTTAAAGACTTAATGTCCATATAGCATGAGGTATAGACAAAGCATAACGAACTggtatatttacatacattgtaataattttgaaCCCGAAGaccaatttttataaaataactcACATTTTAAAGAGAATTGTCTGCAAACCACTGTCACAACATGTTTCagtgaaaattaaaatggaaatctaTAACGACAAAAAGTACCCTAATTTGACCCAGTAATTGACTCAGTGTGCAACTTTTATTAAAAGGAAAGACCTGAAATATTCCAGACAGTTACGTGTGACCCATATGCACCAACACGACCAATTAGTGATGTGTTGGGCCACAGTATTTCATTGTAGGATAGCATAACATACTGAATCATGAATTGGTtcctttattgtaaaaaaaaaagcagagagagagagagagagagagagagagagagagagagagagagagagagagagagagagagagagagagagagagagagagagagagagagagagagagagagagagagagagagagagagagagagagagagagagagagagagagagagagagagagagagagagagcgagagcgagagagagagagcgagagcgagagcgagagcgagagagagagagagtgagagtgagagtgagagagagagagcgagagcgagagcgagagcgagagagagagacgtggGTCTTTCTCGCACAAATTCTATAGCTTTAATACATGCAGAAACACTCGTACCTTTTGGAGTTGTGTTCTGGCATAATTTCTACAGTGGCGGGTCGATCTTCCAAACACGTGGAATCAGCAGACCACTGTACAAGACATATCACGTGGTGTGTTCCCGTCCGTGGCCCGATGCCGATCACTCTGATGACTGGCACGTTGTCGTCGTCGACGTCGTAATACgcagaataaacaaaaatgtccgcCGCCGTGTCAGATCGGACCCAGACTTGAGATGTGAGACTCAAATTAGCaactgtcgggtttcttctccatTTTGAACTAAAATCACATCCATCAGACGACACTGGTGATACATGAACACCCAAACGCTGAGATTCCAGTTCATAAtcaaaatctgtatgtgtaGTTGCTGAATATCCACGGTAAACGTAAATGTATAGGAAATATATTACAACAGCAATACATCCAGATGCGCATATTCTCTTAACACTGTGCCTCCATGGCGCTATTCTTACCATTGCTATTAGTTTAATCACTAAATACAACCTCTAAGTGTATGTACTTTAAACAATATCAATTTTCAAGatcatgaacaaacaaaaaatagttcCCAAGAGATAGCCTTACATCCGTGTTTAAAAGTACATTCGTTATGGAAAAAAACTTAATCGTAGCCAACAGGATGTAACATCTAGAGTTGTTTTCTTATCGAAGAcctgactcgggataggcgtgttcgaaactccagtggtatatgagcacggtaaacctacttacctacctatCTATATATAGTAGCGGTATCCTCCCATTTCGTACACGTTCTATTTCATACACACTTTATAATTTCATAGCTCATGGTTGTGTGAACTGCTACTCCTATACCTGCTACCTAGCATGCCTTAATGGACCCACCTTCTATTGACAAGcgatatattttgaatatctctattgtatgcatgtcgggttttgacttaaatcATAACTGGGAGTACATCTTGTTGGTCTACTTTTGGTGACTTCACTGTTCAAAGGAAACCAAGCGAGACCTAACTGAAGGAAAGAAGaactgatttatttaacgacgcacgaaACACATTCTAATGGTGGTTATATGGGGTTTATGGTGAAatagaaataactcaatgggcccaccgacataaAAAGTATGTCACCTCATagtctacctgcaagaaaataagGTGTCACATGACatttatgatttaaagagtatttttGTTAGTAACCTTCATTTTAGCTGAAAATCGAGGTCAAtttaagaaaacatattttacccTGTACTGGTGTACACCGCATATCAAATgtaaaattgattgattgagtATAACCCTAACCCCCACCcactgctccgccgtgcctgatacTACAtaaaagtatgtatgtatgtatttttatattttgaatatctctattgtatgtatgccgggttttgacttaaacatacaatatattcaatgacgcattGGCacggggatattaaaatcctttattgccttcacaaatttcctcatgccgttaccgagacccgaacctgtggcacccaatcgcccgcaattgttgggccggaacgctaccaatcagaccaactacgttccacaaaaatagaacgatcgttagtcgaccatATACGTACCGGTCCAGCAACCACGCGGTTCAAGGAACAatggcttggcaacgtttgacttacatgcagatgtggacagacctggcactggttatatatgtatttttatattttgaatatctctattgtatgtatgtcgggttttgacttaagcatacatatatatattcactgacgcactggcacagagaatattaaaatcttttattgccttcacaaatttcctcatgccgttaccgagacccgaacctgtggcacccaatcgcccgcaattgttgggccggaacgctaccaatcagaccaactacgttccacaaaaatagaacgatcgttagtcgaccatattcgtaccggtccaacaaccacgcggttctaaggccccatggcttgACAACGTTTGACTTAATGCAGctgtggacagacctggcactggctatatatgtatatttatattttgaatatctctattgtatgtatgtcgggttttgacttaaatcATAGCTGGGAGTACATCTTGTTCGTCTACTTTTGATGACTCCACTGTCCAAAGGAAACCAAACGAGACCTAACTGAAGGAAAGAAGaactgatttatttaacgacgcacgaaACACATTCTAATGGTGGTTATATGGGGTTTATGGTGAaagagaaataactcaatgggcctaccgacataAAAAGTATGTCACCTcataatctacctgcaagaaaataagATGTCACATGACatttatgatttaaagagtatttttGTTAGTAACCTTCATTTTAGCTGAAAATCGCAGTCAAtttaagaaaacatattttacccTGTACTGGTTTCAACCTCAAGTGTACACCGCATATCAAATgtaaaattggggggggggggggattgattGAGTATACCCCTAGCCCCCaccccctgctccgccgtgcctgatacTACATAAaagtatgtacgtatgtacgtacgtatacgtatatatatatatatatatatatatatatatatatatatatatatatatatatatatatatatatatatatgtgtgtgtgtgtgtgtgtgtgtgtgtgtgtgtgtgtgtatatatgtgtgtgtgtgtgtgtgtgtgtgtgtgtgtgtgtgcagttccaatatgcattTAGCCCAGATGGAAACcgtgttacgtaataccttcgcgcgaccgtgcatcccaatatgcacttagtccagatgtggaggccatgtggccagtagttacgtaatacctccgcgagtgcggtttttacaaccgtgattttggcgactaggcgtcattaaGTTTGACCATCTgagaaaaaaataccgcttagttactgtggaaatatacacatcataagattcggttccgcgtcctgtctccggaccagtctgggtttttataataaatagctagggttttagagatatcggggagaaacatattggaaggcatccagggggaacgttagtccgtttggacttggtaattatatattatttctgctctgttgtataaccttgatgtgattgatgtgactttaaatattttaatactgtattataccaatattatttagacggtgctgccggtcatctgacgcagtatactgtaggctcaccgttctgatatatatatatatatatatatatatatatatatatatatatatatatatatatatatatatatatatatatatatatataaagcttatccagtcatcctagaggacctaggtaaactgtaggttattgtctttattgtgataggtaccagtattaagtctgtattacaaagTTATTAAATGAGTAGtgagggttaattaaaaattaaccagttaggaatagagttgtaactcctttattaattaagttcccctggcagcgtttctcaattatcacacgttactgaatgagtagttaagggttaattaaaaattaaccagttaggaatagagttgtaattcctttattaattaagttctcctggaagcgtttctcaattatcacacgtgtgggtgttgtgtcacggtgaagtgattagcatattgtgtaaactagacacctagagattaactaattaagtgatcagttctgggttgttattatttgttgttgttaattaactactgcggcagtacatttgtcagcgtatgttaatacagattccaaagtatattgtgtttttgttgtgttttctagtgaactaaacgtgctataataatatatactttatataagatcttatctctgatcatacctagacgagccagcgggtataactgcctgttacagagagatctaatagatatacagttaggagagatatttggacaatcgtgtttcattcagttacgggtattataggatccccgtgacaaatactgtcacggatttaatgatattatttctctaaaaatttataataaatgaaaattgcatcaatgtttggaaaccaaatcaggctatcgcatcaccttaagtGAACCATGATGGAGAGAAATCCAtgtctcggcaattttagttttcgaattatggaccattgccataattaaatatttttactaaatatcattaataggtgggtatggtggttacgtagatggttgaataatgtgcatttagggacaaatcaaatacatatgttctcaggtaatactttgttgggccaTATAATAGAtgagtggtctgtgacaatagtcctttaaagtattatatttgttctaaAATGTAGTCTGAATTTCGTTTCCAAACAAGCTGTTTCCATGTGTATATTATCTTTAAGTCTCAATAAAATAGTGTTTGCCACGTtgcccattcattattaaatacattgtatttacaagtttaaaaaaaaaaaaaaatatatatatacctttccaTTTCAAATTTCTGTTGCAGTATGCCATGCACAGCGTTAAtacttaaacatttcttttgcatttttatactgtagatataatattttatattaattattaaccagtttataaaatcgcttttattattctttaccaaaccaaacattataataattttattaaaatgaattacAGTTCCTGTTCGAGTAAATATCCAATCTGTTACTGCTTCCCATAGAATGTGTACCTTATCGCAATCGAAAATTAAATGTTGTATTGTTCCAGGAAAATTATTACAGAAGCTACATATATCAGAATCAGTGTAGTTAATCTTGTATAGAAAAGTATTAGTAGTcaatatgttttgcagtaatctATAATATTGAAACCATCGAAGGCTAGAATCGTTCACACATTGAAATGGTAgaagataataaaaatattttcacgTCTGTCAACTCCGGGCTCCGTAAATAGCtgacgataagataaaaatcgatgtgctctagaggcgtcgttaaataaaacaaactttacttttttactttttattaaagACAGCATATATGCGTATGGTAGAAATAGATTATCgtcctatatataacacattatatAGTGGCCCAATATATTTGGAGGGGGCGAGACATAAATGCGCCGGCCGGTGGTTTTATTTCCTGTCGGCGATTTTCTAGGGAGGGGCGGACATATTTCGCACCACCGGTACCACTTCGTATGGCACTCGCATAGTAATTAGTATAGATCTCATCATATACATTATTTTCATGGTCGtaccaacttttaattgcttccAACGTTCCTGAAAACTACATAACTAATACGGTATTCGTATACACTGTATCTCCATATAGTTGGgcaaataacacaaaattgTGCACTTTTagttaaaaacatgaaactttGCACATGTATACATTGACCCATTACAGGCATTTTCAGATATGGACCCTAGTCAGCAGCACCCTCTTGTGACCAGGGAGGATACAAatgtcccccacccccttttagTTGGGCGGCTAAAACAGTTAAGTGTGCACTTTTggttaaaagcatgaaacttaACACATTACATACCTTGACCCATTACAAACATATTCAGATATTCAGCGCCCCCATGTTGGTCagggaggatctacaaatgCTCTCCTCCCCATCCGTGTAGGGATTTCTTAATAACTTTATATAACTGATATACGGGTGAGCAATATTTTAGTTGGAGTGAAATCATTAATATCAATATCTGACGATGTGCATACGGTAGTCGACTAAACCTGAGCACAGAAATATCCTTGCTAAGTGCCAAGAAGACGATTGGCAGTGCAGATCGAAAGAGGAGAAGCGGTAAGAAAGATTAGAAATTGTTAAAAAGGCctttcatattatattatagattacaGATTAAAAGGcaaattattatgattatggcATCCTGGGTGGGTAGAATGGTTTCCACTGTCTTACCCTTTAGGCAGTACTACACCTTCTTTGCTCTGTCAACATGTGCCAGGTTACTGGTCTTAATCCCATCCCTGACTTGTTTTACATTTCCAAAGGAAGCAAAAGTATTATCCTGTGGTAAACTGTGGTAAAGAGGCAGGGCCAATGAGTTCTCTTTATCCATGACATCATATATATCATAGTGTCTGATTTCGCGAACACATTTCCTCGCTTTTCTCTTGAATTATTTGTTGGTGCTTGTGATATATGTGTCCCATACCACATCAActtatttataatgttttgaCTGTGTAGTGGTGTATGTAACAAGTATACTGTTGGCATGCTGACCAAATATCAGGTTGCTGATAGGAACAAGATTCCCGGAAAGTAGGCAAGCGTTTTACATTATCCAACCATCAAGCAGAAACCTTTTGCATTCCTCACCACCAAAATTGTCACTATAGATTGCCCTGAAGACAAGGAAATAATCATTACACATGGTGTAATAGTTATTCTTCAAGGAACCGAGCGGTCAGTGCCACAATGTAACCACGAGGAAGCAGACACGAGGCTTTTAATCCATGCTCAGAATGCTATTCTGAACGGTTTTGTCAACAGTCGTGTGTGCGCTGTTTACATACGTATACTTGTCATCCTAATTGACTGCTTCCATCATCTGATCACCTTGAATAAAAAATGTGAGTATTTGGATTGCCTTTGGTACattgatgcactcaacacattttatttacggttatatggcgccagacatatggttaaggaccacacagatattgagaaaggaaaccc includes the following:
- the LOC121369521 gene encoding glycosyltransferase family 92 protein F13G3.3-like, yielding MVRIAPWRHSVKRICASGCIAVVIYFLYIYVYRGYSATTHTDFDYELESQRLGVHVSPVSSDGCDFSSKWRRNPTVANLSLTSQVWVRSDTAADIFVYSAYYDVDDDNVPVIRVIGIGPRTGTHHVICLVQWSADSTCLEDRPATVEIMPEHNSKRYSALFLICDVSVLSDRKPYAVSITKENSTSLKNRLLVKYPEPLRFNITVCFSCIHSKYNDERETIQTIEMDQILGAEHFVAYDFSIGGKVENVFMYYSNQGIVDINVWNLPRVQIHYFGQLAAINDCVYSNRGRSKYIIVKDLDEILVPYKDKTLPTLINRMMTENPEVAAILFKNSYFNKRWPDDTKGFQDGRRAKRFELYMLLKVWRENFIWPRNRMKSIILPSRIHTCGIHAPQKVRNGFKRIKVKPTEGLLQHYKKLPTEQTRKGRIKEDFLRLYSKQLIYKFKRTFSIIHSNDVVSDT